Proteins from a genomic interval of Marispirochaeta aestuarii:
- a CDS encoding FadR/GntR family transcriptional regulator has translation MGKDDPVDVIIHELQRMLRAETIKPGGKIPSERMLAERLKTSRGYVRKALQKLEFYGVLEIRPQKGIYLSGMRPIALDALITNIRNFDAFALEDLIETRSYLEIFSARLAAERGDSEDHTRIAQANEDFQQAFKLKRSTLEEDHLFHLAIVKASKNKVLESLITQITPEIIAMNKNFKEDQNLVFKSSLHEHEDVLKNILNRNPAGAAAAMENHMMQSRIRRLDPGSPT, from the coding sequence ATGGGTAAAGATGATCCGGTAGATGTAATTATTCATGAACTGCAACGAATGCTCCGGGCTGAAACTATCAAACCCGGTGGGAAGATTCCATCCGAGCGAATGCTTGCGGAAAGACTGAAAACGAGCAGGGGATACGTCCGCAAAGCGCTTCAGAAACTTGAGTTCTACGGTGTTCTGGAAATCCGGCCTCAGAAGGGGATCTATCTGTCCGGTATGCGTCCGATTGCCCTGGATGCTCTGATCACAAATATTCGCAATTTTGACGCCTTTGCCCTGGAGGATCTGATAGAGACCCGATCCTACCTTGAAATCTTCTCCGCCCGTCTTGCAGCGGAAAGGGGAGATTCAGAGGATCACACCAGGATTGCACAGGCAAACGAGGATTTCCAGCAGGCGTTCAAGTTGAAGCGGTCGACGCTGGAAGAAGATCATCTGTTTCATCTGGCCATAGTCAAGGCATCAAAGAATAAGGTTCTGGAATCTCTTATTACCCAGATTACTCCGGAGATCATAGCGATGAACAAGAATTTCAAGGAGGACCAGAACCTGGTCTTTAAAAGCAGCCTCCATGAACATGAGGATGTGCTGAAGAATATTTTAAACAGGAACCCCGCTGGAGCCGCAGCGGCCATGGAAAATCACATGATGCAATCAAGAATACGGCGACTCGATCCGGGGAGTCCGACATAG
- a CDS encoding carbohydrate ABC transporter permease — MTETRRRPDIFPYALVSPAIIITLAVVFFPMFRTMMYSLMQYILYKPQEKAFSGLENYIQAFSDPLFYTSLLNTGFWIAGIITFQFLLGFVTALILKNNFRGQGLARSLVLIPWVTPSVITALMWRWMYDGNYGLINQILRRLGLINEFIPFLADKSTALGAIIFALIWQGFPFFAVMLLAGLQAIPQELYEAASIDGAGKWAGFRRITLPMLKPIILTTVLLRTIWVANSLDIIIIMTGGGPGYSTYTLPVYSYIKAYKGMDFGYASTLAVFLTIFLMIIVFGYIRSILKSEN; from the coding sequence GTGACGGAAACACGCCGCAGACCGGATATTTTCCCTTATGCCCTTGTCTCTCCCGCCATAATAATAACTCTGGCCGTTGTCTTTTTTCCGATGTTCCGAACCATGATGTACAGCCTGATGCAGTACATTCTGTACAAACCTCAGGAAAAGGCCTTTAGCGGTCTGGAAAATTATATTCAGGCTTTTTCGGACCCCCTTTTTTATACTTCGTTACTGAATACAGGTTTTTGGATTGCGGGGATCATCACCTTCCAGTTCCTCCTCGGTTTTGTAACGGCCTTGATTTTGAAAAACAACTTTCGCGGCCAGGGTCTTGCCCGTTCTCTCGTACTTATACCCTGGGTTACTCCCAGTGTAATTACGGCCTTGATGTGGCGATGGATGTACGATGGCAACTATGGATTGATTAATCAGATTCTCAGACGTCTGGGGCTTATAAATGAGTTCATTCCCTTCCTTGCCGATAAATCAACCGCCCTGGGAGCAATCATTTTTGCCTTGATCTGGCAGGGTTTTCCATTTTTTGCAGTCATGCTTCTGGCGGGCCTGCAGGCAATACCGCAGGAGCTGTATGAAGCCGCTTCCATTGACGGGGCGGGGAAATGGGCCGGTTTTCGCCGGATTACCCTTCCCATGCTCAAGCCCATAATCCTGACAACCGTACTGCTGCGAACGATCTGGGTGGCAAATTCTCTTGATATAATCATTATCATGACCGGCGGTGGTCCCGGCTACAGCACATACACCCTGCCGGTGTACTCCTATATCAAAGCATATAAGGGTATGGATTTCGGCTATGCTTCAACGCTGGCGGTTTTTTTGACCATCTTCCTCATGATCATTGTTTTTGGGTATATCCGAAGCATTCTGAAGAGTGAGAACTGA
- a CDS encoding transketolase, producing MEEKKKTVLKDYEALGDFALQLRRDTVRMIRNAGHGHIGGALGLADFMAVLYGGGMTSDPSRIDDPDRDRLVLSNGHTCAVWYAALARKGFLSLESLSSFRRMGSPLQGHPARKMLPGIVETSTGPLGQGLSVANGIAMSMKLRGSRGRVYCVLGDGELQEGQVWEAAMTSSHYHLDNLLVFINYNNLQIDGPVDAVMKIDPLIERFQAFGWHAVEIDGNDIPSIVETLEICGNKSGLPSVIIGRTKMGKGVPFMEDKAEWHGSCPSDIQTAEALTALGLSEKFQDFPLPEAWKAGETA from the coding sequence ATGGAAGAAAAGAAAAAAACTGTTTTGAAGGATTACGAAGCCCTGGGGGATTTCGCTCTCCAGTTGAGGCGGGACACAGTCAGGATGATCAGGAATGCCGGCCATGGCCATATAGGCGGAGCCCTTGGGCTGGCGGATTTCATGGCTGTACTCTATGGCGGGGGGATGACTTCAGACCCCTCCAGGATTGATGATCCGGATCGGGACCGTCTGGTTCTGAGTAACGGGCACACCTGTGCCGTCTGGTATGCCGCTCTTGCCCGAAAAGGTTTTTTGTCCCTGGAGAGTCTGTCGTCTTTTCGTCGAATGGGCTCTCCGTTGCAGGGGCATCCCGCGCGCAAGATGCTGCCGGGAATCGTCGAAACCTCCACCGGACCGCTGGGACAGGGGCTTTCCGTGGCCAATGGAATCGCCATGTCCATGAAGCTCCGCGGATCCAGAGGCAGAGTATATTGTGTCCTGGGGGACGGTGAACTTCAGGAAGGACAGGTGTGGGAAGCGGCCATGACATCCTCCCATTATCATCTGGATAATCTGCTGGTCTTCATCAACTACAATAATCTGCAGATAGACGGACCCGTGGACGCTGTCATGAAGATTGATCCTCTGATCGAACGCTTCCAGGCCTTCGGATGGCACGCCGTGGAAATCGATGGAAACGATATTCCGTCCATCGTTGAAACCTTGGAAATCTGCGGGAATAAGTCGGGATTACCCTCTGTGATTATAGGCAGAACAAAAATGGGAAAGGGCGTTCCTTTTATGGAAGACAAAGCCGAGTGGCACGGAAGCTGTCCTTCAGACATCCAGACAGCCGAAGCCTTGACGGCGCTTGGTCTTTCGGAAAAATTTCAGGATTTCCCATTGCCGGAGGCGTGGAAAGCCGGGGAGACAGCCTGA
- a CDS encoding transketolase family protein — MYAGNKAMREAFGDALVDLGAENKKIVVLTADLTDAVKVTAFKNAFPERFFQMGIKESDMIGTAAGMAIDGFVPFTTTFAVFATSLANQAVRVSVGYNQANVKIATSHGGMCVGADGATHQSFEDIALMRLIPGMTVLVPCDANEAYKATRAAAEMNGPVYLRLGRIPTPVITGTETPFVPGRAVTLRDGGDVAIIAAGMMVSAALEASDRLAGEGIRARVINMHTIKPLDKDAVLKAAGECGSLVTAEEHSVIGGLGSACADLLVRESPVPLAMVGVQDTFGESGEPQEILEKYGLTSSDICENVRHVLNKKTRRDL, encoded by the coding sequence ATGTACGCTGGTAACAAGGCAATGCGAGAAGCTTTTGGTGATGCCCTTGTAGATCTTGGGGCGGAAAATAAAAAGATCGTTGTTCTGACCGCCGATCTGACGGATGCGGTAAAGGTGACCGCATTTAAGAACGCTTTTCCCGAAAGGTTCTTTCAGATGGGGATCAAGGAATCGGACATGATCGGCACCGCCGCCGGAATGGCGATAGACGGTTTTGTTCCTTTTACAACTACTTTTGCGGTCTTCGCGACCAGTCTTGCGAATCAGGCGGTTCGGGTCTCGGTCGGATATAATCAGGCCAATGTAAAAATTGCGACAAGCCACGGGGGAATGTGCGTGGGTGCCGACGGAGCAACCCATCAGAGCTTCGAAGACATCGCCCTCATGCGGCTGATTCCGGGGATGACTGTCCTGGTGCCCTGTGATGCCAATGAAGCCTACAAGGCTACCAGGGCAGCGGCAGAGATGAACGGCCCGGTCTACCTGCGCCTGGGAAGAATCCCCACGCCGGTAATTACCGGTACAGAAACGCCCTTTGTTCCTGGACGGGCTGTTACCCTGAGGGACGGCGGGGATGTGGCAATAATCGCGGCGGGCATGATGGTCAGTGCAGCTCTGGAAGCATCCGACCGTCTTGCCGGGGAAGGGATCAGGGCCAGGGTCATCAACATGCATACCATTAAACCTCTGGACAAAGATGCTGTTCTTAAGGCTGCAGGGGAGTGCGGTTCCCTGGTAACTGCCGAGGAGCATTCCGTTATAGGCGGCCTGGGAAGCGCCTGTGCGGATCTGCTTGTCCGGGAATCGCCTGTTCCCCTGGCAATGGTGGGAGTCCAGGACACCTTCGGTGAATCGGGAGAGCCGCAGGAGATTCTGGAAAAATACGGACTCACGTCCTCGGATATCTGTGAAAACGTCAGGCATGTCCTGAATAAAAAAACTAGGAGGGATTTATGA
- a CDS encoding ABC transporter substrate-binding protein, translating to MKKSSILVLVLLLICPALFAGGGSEASEAEEQVVKFWYHFDNPETALNPLIEKFEREKPGIRIEAERVAWDVYNQKLLTAVAGGYPPDVAQVKLWWQPQLVEMGALLPLDDYIASWDGKDDIYENVWELTRYTDGKQYYMPLQMVILYLYYRQDMFDELGLEVPKTREEFLDAAKKLTRDTDGDGVVDVYGFGIRGARGGHDWWGTFVLSSGAQFFDKNGNSGLTTPEAIAANQWFIDLYRVHKVSPPTTPSDGFKEIIANMISGRTAMTIHHLGSAAQMEEALGDRISAAPVPRGTEGYWTSFGDEENAVFAATEVPDAAFKWAAFLAEAENNAIWQKSSGQVSINKSNARADADRFLKATTDSADFAGVLPAHPGTAEFVESLWPALMQQAFAGEITSAEMMQAIEDHFAK from the coding sequence ATGAAGAAATCCAGTATTCTTGTATTGGTTCTGTTGCTGATCTGCCCGGCACTTTTTGCGGGAGGAGGAAGCGAGGCCTCGGAAGCTGAAGAGCAGGTGGTGAAATTCTGGTATCACTTTGATAATCCGGAAACTGCTTTGAATCCTCTCATCGAGAAGTTCGAAAGGGAGAAGCCGGGCATCAGAATCGAAGCGGAACGGGTTGCCTGGGATGTCTACAACCAGAAACTGCTTACCGCTGTTGCCGGAGGATATCCGCCGGATGTAGCTCAGGTAAAACTCTGGTGGCAGCCTCAGCTGGTGGAAATGGGCGCTCTTCTTCCTCTGGACGACTACATCGCCTCCTGGGACGGAAAAGATGACATCTACGAAAACGTCTGGGAGCTTACCAGGTACACCGACGGCAAACAGTATTACATGCCCCTGCAGATGGTAATCCTCTACCTCTACTACCGGCAGGACATGTTCGATGAACTGGGGCTTGAGGTCCCGAAAACCCGGGAAGAATTCCTGGACGCAGCGAAAAAGCTTACCCGGGACACCGATGGCGACGGTGTTGTCGATGTTTACGGTTTTGGTATCCGCGGAGCCCGGGGCGGTCACGACTGGTGGGGAACCTTTGTTCTCTCAAGCGGCGCACAGTTCTTTGACAAAAACGGCAATTCAGGACTGACTACACCGGAGGCCATAGCGGCCAATCAGTGGTTCATCGATCTTTACCGGGTGCACAAAGTGAGTCCTCCCACAACACCCAGCGACGGTTTTAAGGAGATAATCGCCAACATGATTTCCGGGCGGACCGCCATGACCATACATCATCTGGGAAGTGCTGCGCAGATGGAAGAAGCCCTGGGCGACAGGATTTCCGCTGCTCCGGTACCCCGGGGAACAGAGGGCTACTGGACCTCCTTCGGCGATGAGGAAAACGCGGTTTTTGCAGCCACCGAGGTTCCGGATGCCGCTTTCAAGTGGGCAGCCTTCCTCGCTGAAGCTGAAAACAATGCCATCTGGCAGAAGTCCAGCGGGCAGGTTTCCATTAACAAGAGCAATGCCAGGGCAGATGCCGATCGATTTCTCAAGGCTACAACTGATTCAGCTGATTTTGCCGGCGTCCTTCCTGCCCATCCCGGAACTGCGGAGTTCGTCGAATCCCTGTGGCCGGCCCTGATGCAGCAGGCTTTTGCAGGTGAAATTACCAGCGCCGAGATGATGCAGGCGATTGAAGATCACTTCGCCAAATAA